The genomic segment CGGCAGGGCGGGTCCTGATGCGCGACGGGTACCGCAGCCCACCGGTGCCGACCGCGAGCGGGCTGTCCAGCATGGCCGACCCGGTGTTCCGGAACGCCGCGGAGCATCCCGACGCGGTCGCCTTCGTCCCGTCGGTGGGCGCCGCCCCGATCCGCGCGGCCGAGTTCGCCGCGCTGGTGACCGCCGTGGCCAAGGGCCTGATCGCGGTGGGAGTCCGCACCGGCGACCGGGTCGCCCTGCTGTCCGCGACCTGCTACGAGTGGACCGTCTGCGACTACGCGCTCTGGTCGATCGGCGCCGTCAGCGTGCCGATGTACGACACCGCGAGCGTCGAGCAGGTCGGCTGGATCCTGCGGGACTCCGGCGCCGGTTGGTGCCTCGTCGGCGGAGCCGCCGAGGCCGGCGTCGTCGAGACGGCGGCCGGCACGATCGACGGCCCCCCGCCGCAGCTGCTGCGGCTGGACGACGGTGCACTGGCGGCGCTCGCCGCGCGGGCCCCGGAGGTCGACGACGAGGTGTTCGGGCAGCGCCGGAAGGTGCCACCGGAGTCGGTCGCGACCATCATCTACACCAGCGGGACGACCGGGCCGGCCAAGGGCGTGACGATCAGCCACGACAACTTCCTGTCGAACCTGGACGGGTTCCTGCACCGGCTCGACCCGGTGTTCGCGCCGGGCGGTGCGATCGTGCTGTTCCTGCCGCTCGCGCACATCTTCACCCGGACGATGCAGTGCGCTTCGGTGCTGCGCCGGGTCCGCATCACCCACCTCTCCCGTACCGCGGAGCTGGCGGCCGGCCTGGCCGCGGCCCGGCCGACGGTGCTGCCGCTGGTCCCCCGGTTCATGGAGAAGCTGCGGGACGCGGCGCCGAACGGCGATGCCCGGGCGGTACTCGGCGGCCGGTGCGGCGCGATCGTGGTCGGCGGCGCCCCGCACGACGAGCGGATCGGCCAGTTCTACCGGTCCGCCGGGATCGCCGTCTACGAGGGGTACGGGTTGACCGAGGTGGCCGGCCCGGCCACCATCAACGGACCGGACGCGACCCGGCTGGGTACGGTGGGCCAGCCGCTGCCCGCAGTTTCGGTACGCATCGCCGCCGACGGTGAGGTCCTGGTGCGCGGCGACTGCGTGTTCGGCGGCTACCACCGCAATCCGGCGGCGACCGCCGGCGCGCTGGTGGACGGCTGGTTGCACACCGGTGACATCGGGGCGCTGGACGACGACGGCTTCCTGTCGATCACCGGGCGCAAGAAGGACCTGGTCATCACCGCCGGCGGCAAGAACGTCGACGTGACGACGCTGGAGAGCCGGCTGCGGGCGCACCCGCTGATCAGCCAGGCGGTGGTGGTCGGCGACCGCCGGCCGTTCGTGTCCTGCCTGGTCACGCTGGACCGGGTGGCGCTGCGCGAGCGCGGTCACCCCGGTGGGCCGCTCGATCGGGATCCGCTGCTGCGGGCCGAGATCCAGGCGGCGGTGACGGCAGCCAACCAGGCGGTGTCGCGCGCCGAGTCGATCCGCGCGTTCCGCATCCTGGACGGCGAGCTGACCGTCGCCGGCGGCGAGCTCACCGCCTCGCTGAAGATCCGCCGCGAGACGGTCGCCTCCCGCTACCGGGCCGAGATCGACGCGATGTACCTGCCGGATTCGTAACGATGCACCGGACAACACCTGAAGACATCGACAACGGTCTTTCCTCCGGCGGACATTCATGATGCAATCCAGCGGTTCATAACTCCTTGCGCTGTTGGTAATGCATAACCGTATTCATCGATGACTGCGTTGTATGCCCGTCTCGGAGGGGTGGCCGGTTGAGCGAGCGGCAGAGCACCACGGAACGGTCCGGCACCCCGGAGCGACCCGGCACCCCGGAACGACCCGGCACCGCAGAGCGATCAGGCACCGCAGAGCGGCCGACCACCTCGGGGCGACGGCGGGGCCCGGTGGCCCGGCTGCGTGACGCCCGGATCCGTACCAAGCTCGGGCTGATCCTGATCGTGCCGATCACCGCGCTGATCGGGGTCGCCGCCGTCCAGCTGGTCGGCACCGGCCAGGACGTGCTGCAGGCCCGGCAGGCGATCCAGCACGCCCGGCTCGCCGACCGCGCCAGCGCGCTGACGACCGACCTGCAGACCGAACGAACGCTCGCCGCGACCCTGCTCACGACGCCGAAGCAGAAGCAGGGCCCCGCCGCCCGGGCGTACCGGGCGCAGATCGCCCGGGCCGACAAGCAGGTCCGGGCGTACCGGGCGGCGCGCGCCGACCTGGACAGCTCGGAGAGCAGCCTGACGGACCTGCTGGGGCGCATCGACACCCAGCTCGACGAGCTCGACCCGCTGCGCCGGTCGATCGAGAAGCGCGACATCATCCCGCTGTCCACCGCGGTGTTCAGCTACCGCAGCCTGATCGCGGACCTGCTCGCCTACCGGCAGACGCTGGCCAACGTCGCCGGGTCCGACGAGGCGGCCAACCTGGCCCGCGGCGCGAGCGCGATGGCCTCGCACACCGAGATGACCTCGCAGGAGCAGGAGGTCGGCATCGTCATGCTGGCCGGCGGCGCCGACGTGACCTCCGCCCAGCACGAGTCGTTCCAGGCCAACCTGGAAGGCCAGGCCGAGGCGCTGCGCGCGTTCCGGGACGCCGTCGACGCCGACCACGTCACCGCCATGGAACGGACGATCGCCGGCCGGGGTGTCGGAGCGAACGCCGGTACCCCGCTGCCGGGCGACCGGCGCACGATGACCAACGCCCAGGCCCAGAGCGACATCATCGCCGCCCAGCGGTACGAGGGTGATCTGAGCCGGGCCAGCGCCGGCGACGCCGTCACGTTCCCGGACAAGGCCGGTGCCGCGCAGTGGACGGAGACGATGGGCACCCGGGTCGCGCTCAGTGGCCTGGTGGACAGCCGGCTCCGGGCGCAGTTCCGCGCCCTCGTCCAGCGACAGGAGAACGATCTGCTCCGCCAGCTCATCGCCGAGTCCGCGGCGGTGTCGCTGATGGTGCTGGTGGCGATCGCGATCGCGCTGCTGACCGCCCGCTCCATGGCCCGGTCGCTGCACCGGCTGCGGGCCGGTGCGCTGTCCGTGGCGTACCAGGAGCTGCCGGCCACCGTGAGCCGGCTCCGGGACCCGGGCACCCTCGGCGCGCTCACCGCGGACGACATCGCCGCCGGCGTGGAGGACGCGGTGGCGCGGCCCAGCCAGGACGAGATCGGCCAGGTGTCCGAGGCGTTCAACGTGGTGCACCGGGAGACGGTCCGGATCGCCGCCGAGCAGGCCACGCTCCGCAACAGCGTGTCGACGATGTTCGTCAACCTGGCGCGCCGGTCCCAGCTGATGGTCGACCGGCTGATCCGGCGCATCGACCAGATGGAACAGGGCGAGCAGAACCCGGACCGGCTCGGCCAGCTGTTCCATCTCGACCACCTGGCCACCCAGATGCGCCGCAACGACGAGAACCTGCTGGTACTGGTCGGGGTGGACGTGAGCCGGGCGCGCCGGGAGCCGGCGGCGCTGGGTGACGTGCTGCGCGCCGCGCAGTCCCAGGTGGAGCAGTACACCCGGGTCGAGCTGGGCGTCGTGGACATGGGTGTGGACGTCGTCGGCAGCGCGGTGAACGACCTGGTCCATCTGATCGCGGAGCTGCTGGACAACGCGACGTCGTTCTCGCCGCCGGACACCGTCGTGACGGCGGAGGCGTGTTGGATCGGCAACCGGGCCTACGTCACGATCACCGACTACGGCACCGGCATCCGCGCCGACCGGCTGCGCGAGCTCAACCGGCGGCTGGCCGACCCGCCGTCCGTGGACGCGTCGCTGTCCCGGAACATGGGCCTCGCCGTGGTGGGCCGGCTGGCCAAGCACATCGGTGCCACCGTCGAGCTGCGCTCCCCGGCGCAACGCGGCACGCTGGCCGAGGTGGTCATCCCGCAGGAGATCCTGGAGTCGCCGGGGCACCGGACGTTCACGGACCCGGCGGCGGCACGCCAACCGGTCGAGCCGCCGCGGGCCGCGCGGGCGGCGCAGCCGGTGCCGGCGCGGCCGTCCATCGGGCTGCCACCGCGCGCCGCGGTCGCCGAGGCACCGGTGCGGGAGCCGGCGCCGGTGGGTGCCGACCGCTGGGCGGGCACCGCCGAGGCGGTCGACCAGACCTCGGAGCTGCCGCAGTTGCGGCCGGCCGAGTCGGCATGGTTCCAGACCGCGTCGCCGGCGCCCAGGCACGAGCAGGCCCCCGAGGTACCCGAAATGCCGCGTGGCGGGCCCGAGCGGCAGCCACGGGCGGCGGCGACCGGGCGCTGGCAGTCGCCCGCCGACGACGGGTGGCGGCTGGCCGCGACGGCCCCGCAGCTCGGCGACCGGCGCACGTCCGGCGGCCTACCGCGGCGCGACCCGCAGGCGCAGCTGGTGCCCGGCAGCGTGACCGGGCGACCGGCACCGGCCAGCCGGCAGCGGTCGGCCGAGGCGGTTCGCGGCACGTTGTCGTCCTATCACCGGGGCCTGCAACGGGCTCGGGTCGGCGACCGGTACCAGTCGGACGAGTCGGAGCCGCGCTGAGGGCGAACCGGGCCGCCGGCCGGCGACGTCCGCACCGCTGCCCCGGATCGTGTTCGCGCAGCTCCGGTTTCGCCCGGCGAGGCTGCGCGGGCACCTGCCGGGCCGCCGTCACGGCCGCGAGCGATCAGCCGTCGTAGTCGACCTCGACGTGCTCGCTGACCGGGCTCGACTGGCAGGTCAGCACGTAGCCGGCGGCCAGCTCGTCGGGTTCCAGGGCGAAGTTGCGGGCCATCCGGACCTCGCCGCTGGTCACCTTCGCCCGGCAGGTGGAGCAGACCCCACCGCGGCACGAGTACGGCAGCTCACCGCGCACGTCGAGCGCCCGGTCCAGGATCCGCTCGTGGTAGGCCATCCCGAACGTGCTGGCCCGGCCGTCCAGCGTGATGGTCACCTGCGCCTCCCCCGCCGGTACCGGGGTGTCCGACGGTGCGGCGGGCGGCTCGGCGCTGACGTGGAACAGCTCGCTGTGCACCGCCCGGTCGTCGATCCCGGAGTCCGCGAGCAGTTGCTGCGCGCCGACGACCATCCCGTACGGGCCGCACAGGAACCATTCGTCCACTGTGGACGGATCGAGCAGGGTGGCCAGCAGCCGGCCGATCCGGTCGGTGTCCAGCCGGCCGGACAGCAACTCCGAGCCACCCGGCTCCCGGGACAGCACGTGCACCAGGTGCAGCCGGTCCGGGTACCGGTCCTTCAGGTCGGCCAGCTCGTCGACGAACATCACCGAGCGCACGAACCGGTTGCCGTACAGCACGGTGAACCGGCTCGCCGGCTCGACCGCCAGCGCGGTGGCGACCAGCGACAGTACCGGCGTGATCCCGCTGCCGGCGACGATCGCGGCGTAGTGCCGGGACCGGTTCGGGGTCAGCTCGGTGGTGAAGTGGCCCAGCGGGGGCAGCACCTCGACCCGGTCGCCGACGGCGAGTTCCTCGGCCACGTACCGGGAGAAGACCCCGTCCGGGATCAACTTCACCCCCACCTGCAGCTCGCCGTCGGCGGCAAGCAGCGCCGGCGTGGAACAGATCGAGTACGAGCGGCGCGCGTCGGTGCCGGCCACGAGGTGCCGCACCGTCAGGTGCTGGCCCGGCCGGAACGCGAACGTGTCGCGCAGCTCCGGCGGTACCGCGAACCCGAGCAGGTAGGCGTCGTCGGTCAGCCGCTCCAGCCGGGCGACGGCCAGCTTGTGGAACTCCGGGCGGCGGCGCGTCGGCCGGCGCAGCGTGACCGCCATCAGTGCTCCTTGATCCGGTCGAACGGCTCGCCGCAGGCTCGGCACCGCCACAGCGCGGTACAGGCGGTCGACGAGTAGCGGGACAGCTCCTCGGTGTCCGGCGACGCGCAGTTCGGGCAGCGCACCGACAGCCGTAGCGGGACCGTGCCGTCGCCGCGCGGTCCGGGTGGGGCGATGCCGGCGGCGTCGAGCTTCGCCCGGCCGGCCGCGCTGATCTGCTCGGTCGTCCAGGGCGGCGACAGCTGGGTCTCGACCGCCACGTCGGACACGCCGATCTCGGCCAGCCGGGACCGGATGTCGGCGCGGATCACGTCCATCGCCGGGCACCCCGAGTACGTCGGCGTGATCGCGACCAGCACCCGGCCGTCCACCACCGACACGGTACGGAGGATGCCCAGGTCGTCGATCGTCACCACCGGCAGCTCGGGGTCGGCGACGGCGGCGACCGCGGCGCGGGCCGCAGCCTCGGTCACCATGTCGCACCCGGGTGGGCCCGGTGCAGGTACTGCATCTCGGCGAGCAGGTAGCCCATCGCCTCGGTGTGCACGCCGTGCCGGCCGCCGGTCGGCGCCCAGTCGTCGTCCGGTACCGCCAGCGTCGCCTCGGTCAGCACCTTGTCCACCGTGGACAGCCAGGGCTCGCGCAGGGTGGCCGGATCGACCGCGACGCCCTCGGCCAGCAGCGCCGCATCGATCCAGTCGGCCTGGAACAGCTCGTGCGAGTACGGCCAGACCCGGTCGAGCGCGGCCGCCATCCGCTGGTGCGCCTCGGGGGTACCGTCCCCGAGCCGCAGCGTCCACAGCCGGGCGTGATCCACGTGGTACTCGGTCTCGGTGACCGCCTTGGCGGCGATCGCGGCGAGCCGCTCGTCGCTGCTGCGGCGCAGTGCGGAGTACAGCTCGTGCTGGTAGGCGGCGAAGCACAGCAGCTTGGCGATGGTCACCGCGAAGTCGCCGTTGTCCAGCTCGACCAGCTGGCAGTTGCGGAAGTCCTGCTCGTCGCGGAGGAAGGCGAGGTCGTCCTCGTCCCGGCCGGCACCCTCCAGCTCGCCCGCATAGCTCAGCAGCAACCGCGCCTGCCCCAGGGTGTCCAGGGCGATGTTGGCCAGCGCGACGTCCTCCTCCAGCTCCGGAGCGCGGGACGTCCACTCGGCGAGCCGTTGCGCGGCGATCAGGCCGTCGTCGGCCAGCGCCAGCACGTAGTCGGATCTCACAGGTGCTCGACCCCCTCCGGTACCGGGTAGAACGTCGGATGCCGGTAGACCTTGTCGGCGGCCGGCTCGAAGAACGCGTCCTTCTCGTCCGGGCTGGACGCGGTGATCGCCGCCGCCGGCACCACCCAGATCGACACCCCCTCCTGCCGTCGGGTGTACAGGTCGCGCGCGTTGCGCACCGCCAGCTCCGCGTCCGGCGCGTGCAGGCTACCGACGTGCGAGTGCGCCAGCCCGCGCCGCGGCCGGACGAACACCTCCCACAGCGGCCAACCCTGGCCGTTCGTTCCAGGCTGCGTGTTCTCGACGGTCATGCCGCGACCTTCCTCGCGCGCTGCTTCGCCGCGTACGCGGCGGCCGACTCCCGTACCCAGGTGCCGTCGTCGTGCGCCCGGCGCCGGTGCTCGATCCGCTGCCGGTTGCACGGCCCGTCGCCCGCGATGACCCGCGTCAGCTCGGCGAAGTCGGGCTGGGTGTACCGCCAGTGCCCGGTCTGCTCGTCGTAGCGCAGCGCCTCGTCCGGCAGCCGCAGGCCGAGCACGCCGGCCTGCTGGGCGGTCATGTCGACGAACTTCTGCCGCAGCTCGTCGTTGCTGAACCGCTTGATCTTCCAGGCCATCGACTGCGCGGAGTGCGTCGAGTCGGCGTCCGGCGGCCCGAACATCGCGAGCGACGGGTACCACCAGCGGTCGATCGCGTCCTGCGCCATCGCGCGCTGCTCGTCGGTGCCCCGGGCCAGCGTGTACAGCAGGTCGAACCCCTGCCGCTGGTGGAACGACTCCTCCTTGCAGATCCGGATCATCGCCCGCGCGTACGGCCCGTACGAGCAGCGGCACAGCGGCACCTGGTTGACGATCGCCGCACCGTCCACCAGCCAGCCGATCGCACCGACATCCGCCCAGGTCAGCGTCGGGTAGTTGAAGATCGAGCTGTACTTCTGCCGGCCGGCGAGCAGCTTGTCGAACAGCTCCGCCCGGGAGGTCCCGAGCGTCTCGGCCGCCGCGTACAGGTAGAGGCCGTGGCCCGCCTCGTCCTGCACCTTGGCGAGCAGGATCGCCTTGCGGGACAGCGACGGCGCCCGGCTCAGCCAGTTGCCCTCCGGCTGCATCCCGATGATCTCCGAGTGGGCGTGCTGCGCGATCTGCCGCACCAGCCCCTTCCGGTACGCCTCGGGCATCCAGTCGCGCGGCTCGATCTTCTGGTCCGCGCCGATCACCGCCTCGAAGTACGCCGCCAGCTCGTCGCCGGCCGCCCGCTCGTCGCCGGCCACGGTCCCGGCGCGGCCCGGTTCGCCGCCGGCGACCGCGCCGCGGTCCCGGTCGGCGGCGGCGCGCAGCTCCGCCTCGGCCGCCGCCACTTCGGACAACAGCCCGGACGCGCCGGGCACCTCCTGCCGCTCCATGCCCCCAGTGTTACAGCACTGCGTCACCACGGCAATAATCTGTAACACGCGATGCCGGACAATCCGGCCGGACACCGGCGCCGGACACGCCGGTGGCCGCGACGCGTGCGTCGCGGCCACCGTGAACCCGCTGGTCGGCGCGGTACCGACCGGACCGCCCGACGATGCGGTTCGAGCACACCGCCCGACGGTCCCGTTCGAGCGAACCGCCCGACGGTCCGGTTCGAGCGGACTGCCCGACGTCCGGTTCGAGCGAACCGCCCGACGGTCCGGTTCGAGCCCACTGTCCGGCCGTCGAGTTCGAGCAGACCGCCCGACATCCGGTTCGAGCAGGCCGGAACCCGATCTGGTCGAGCGGTTTGGTCAGTCGCGCACCCGGCGCCGCCGGGCTGCCACCACCAGGCCGAGACCGGCCAGCAGCACGCCCAGCCCGACCCCGCCGTACAGCCCGAGCCGGGCACCGGTCACCGGCAGCGACCCGCCGGCACTGCCACCCTGCCCGCCGGTACCGGTGGACCCGCTCGCGCTGGGCGACGGCGTCGCGCTGCCGCTCAGCACCGTCACCGTGATCGCCCCGTGGTCGTTCTTCGGGTTCCGGTCCGGAATGTTGCCCGCCGCGGTGACCAGCGTCCCGTCCGACCCGACCGCCGACTTCTCGATCTTCACCGTGAACGTCAGGTACTGCGTCTTGCCCGGCTTCAGGATGTTGCGCCAGCTGCAGTAGTAGCTGCGCCGGCCCGGGGTCCGGTGCCAGTCCGTGTCGGAGTTGGCGCACCAGGCGTAGTCGCCGTCCGGGACCGAGGTGGCGACGGTGCCGGACGGGAGCGTGACGTACGCGTGGCCCGGGTCGCCGCCGTCGAGATGGCCGGTGTCCGCGGGCCCGTCGTTCTTGACGCCGACCCGGAGCTTCACCGACTGGCCGACGTGGCCGCTGGTCTTGCCGCCGACGGCGGCGAGGTCCGCCGGGTTCTCGCCGACCCGAACCGGCATCATGGTCTGGTTGTCACCGGAGTCGGCGTCCTTCACCCGCGGCTGGCGCGGTGAGGTCGCAACGAACGACGCATGCAGGCTGCCCTCGCCGGCGCCCGCCCGGCGCGTGGCGTCGCTG from the Actinocatenispora thailandica genome contains:
- the paaB gene encoding 1,2-phenylacetyl-CoA epoxidase subunit PaaB; amino-acid sequence: MTVENTQPGTNGQGWPLWEVFVRPRRGLAHSHVGSLHAPDAELAVRNARDLYTRRQEGVSIWVVPAAAITASSPDEKDAFFEPAADKVYRHPTFYPVPEGVEHL
- the paaA gene encoding 1,2-phenylacetyl-CoA epoxidase subunit PaaA; translation: MERQEVPGASGLLSEVAAAEAELRAAADRDRGAVAGGEPGRAGTVAGDERAAGDELAAYFEAVIGADQKIEPRDWMPEAYRKGLVRQIAQHAHSEIIGMQPEGNWLSRAPSLSRKAILLAKVQDEAGHGLYLYAAAETLGTSRAELFDKLLAGRQKYSSIFNYPTLTWADVGAIGWLVDGAAIVNQVPLCRCSYGPYARAMIRICKEESFHQRQGFDLLYTLARGTDEQRAMAQDAIDRWWYPSLAMFGPPDADSTHSAQSMAWKIKRFSNDELRQKFVDMTAQQAGVLGLRLPDEALRYDEQTGHWRYTQPDFAELTRVIAGDGPCNRQRIEHRRRAHDDGTWVRESAAAYAAKQRARKVAA
- a CDS encoding nitrate- and nitrite sensing domain-containing protein, with translation MSERQSTTERSGTPERPGTPERPGTAERSGTAERPTTSGRRRGPVARLRDARIRTKLGLILIVPITALIGVAAVQLVGTGQDVLQARQAIQHARLADRASALTTDLQTERTLAATLLTTPKQKQGPAARAYRAQIARADKQVRAYRAARADLDSSESSLTDLLGRIDTQLDELDPLRRSIEKRDIIPLSTAVFSYRSLIADLLAYRQTLANVAGSDEAANLARGASAMASHTEMTSQEQEVGIVMLAGGADVTSAQHESFQANLEGQAEALRAFRDAVDADHVTAMERTIAGRGVGANAGTPLPGDRRTMTNAQAQSDIIAAQRYEGDLSRASAGDAVTFPDKAGAAQWTETMGTRVALSGLVDSRLRAQFRALVQRQENDLLRQLIAESAAVSLMVLVAIAIALLTARSMARSLHRLRAGALSVAYQELPATVSRLRDPGTLGALTADDIAAGVEDAVARPSQDEIGQVSEAFNVVHRETVRIAAEQATLRNSVSTMFVNLARRSQLMVDRLIRRIDQMEQGEQNPDRLGQLFHLDHLATQMRRNDENLLVLVGVDVSRARREPAALGDVLRAAQSQVEQYTRVELGVVDMGVDVVGSAVNDLVHLIAELLDNATSFSPPDTVVTAEACWIGNRAYVTITDYGTGIRADRLRELNRRLADPPSVDASLSRNMGLAVVGRLAKHIGATVELRSPAQRGTLAEVVIPQEILESPGHRTFTDPAAARQPVEPPRAARAAQPVPARPSIGLPPRAAVAEAPVREPAPVGADRWAGTAEAVDQTSELPQLRPAESAWFQTASPAPRHEQAPEVPEMPRGGPERQPRAAATGRWQSPADDGWRLAATAPQLGDRRTSGGLPRRDPQAQLVPGSVTGRPAPASRQRSAEAVRGTLSSYHRGLQRARVGDRYQSDESEPR
- a CDS encoding AMP-dependent synthetase/ligase is translated as MRDGYRSPPVPTASGLSSMADPVFRNAAEHPDAVAFVPSVGAAPIRAAEFAALVTAVAKGLIAVGVRTGDRVALLSATCYEWTVCDYALWSIGAVSVPMYDTASVEQVGWILRDSGAGWCLVGGAAEAGVVETAAGTIDGPPPQLLRLDDGALAALAARAPEVDDEVFGQRRKVPPESVATIIYTSGTTGPAKGVTISHDNFLSNLDGFLHRLDPVFAPGGAIVLFLPLAHIFTRTMQCASVLRRVRITHLSRTAELAAGLAAARPTVLPLVPRFMEKLRDAAPNGDARAVLGGRCGAIVVGGAPHDERIGQFYRSAGIAVYEGYGLTEVAGPATINGPDATRLGTVGQPLPAVSVRIAADGEVLVRGDCVFGGYHRNPAATAGALVDGWLHTGDIGALDDDGFLSITGRKKDLVITAGGKNVDVTTLESRLRAHPLISQAVVVGDRRPFVSCLVTLDRVALRERGHPGGPLDRDPLLRAEIQAAVTAANQAVSRAESIRAFRILDGELTVAGGELTASLKIRRETVASRYRAEIDAMYLPDS
- the paaE gene encoding 1,2-phenylacetyl-CoA epoxidase subunit PaaE; its protein translation is MAVTLRRPTRRRPEFHKLAVARLERLTDDAYLLGFAVPPELRDTFAFRPGQHLTVRHLVAGTDARRSYSICSTPALLAADGELQVGVKLIPDGVFSRYVAEELAVGDRVEVLPPLGHFTTELTPNRSRHYAAIVAGSGITPVLSLVATALAVEPASRFTVLYGNRFVRSVMFVDELADLKDRYPDRLHLVHVLSREPGGSELLSGRLDTDRIGRLLATLLDPSTVDEWFLCGPYGMVVGAQQLLADSGIDDRAVHSELFHVSAEPPAAPSDTPVPAGEAQVTITLDGRASTFGMAYHERILDRALDVRGELPYSCRGGVCSTCRAKVTSGEVRMARNFALEPDELAAGYVLTCQSSPVSEHVEVDYDG
- the paaC gene encoding 1,2-phenylacetyl-CoA epoxidase subunit PaaC, whose translation is MRSDYVLALADDGLIAAQRLAEWTSRAPELEEDVALANIALDTLGQARLLLSYAGELEGAGRDEDDLAFLRDEQDFRNCQLVELDNGDFAVTIAKLLCFAAYQHELYSALRRSSDERLAAIAAKAVTETEYHVDHARLWTLRLGDGTPEAHQRMAAALDRVWPYSHELFQADWIDAALLAEGVAVDPATLREPWLSTVDKVLTEATLAVPDDDWAPTGGRHGVHTEAMGYLLAEMQYLHRAHPGATW
- the paaD gene encoding 1,2-phenylacetyl-CoA epoxidase subunit PaaD, whose protein sequence is MVTEAAARAAVAAVADPELPVVTIDDLGILRTVSVVDGRVLVAITPTYSGCPAMDVIRADIRSRLAEIGVSDVAVETQLSPPWTTEQISAAGRAKLDAAGIAPPGPRGDGTVPLRLSVRCPNCASPDTEELSRYSSTACTALWRCRACGEPFDRIKEH